A single genomic interval of Methyloceanibacter caenitepidi harbors:
- a CDS encoding 4-(cytidine 5'-diphospho)-2-C-methyl-D-erythritol kinase — MRIRDIAWAKLNLTLEVLGRREDGFHELRSLVAFVGAGDTLEFASGHYGAPRLVSDETGSQDQSEIFTLDVEGPYADALEGANLILEAAQAARARFPVLSPGRFRLVKTLPVAAGLGGGSADAAAALRLLMQTSDGVVGADDIASLAPELGSDVAVCLRSTPAFMTGRGEIVEPVTGFPQCGVLLVNPGVELATGAVYGALGAAPLKAPPQEAHAPDFGGDFEALIAYAAARGNDLEPAALKLAPEIGGVLSKLQELKGVRLVRLSGSGATCFAVFASPREALWAAILLAEHEPEWWITAGVLGDPKARLSQ; from the coding sequence ATGCGCATACGGGACATTGCTTGGGCGAAGCTCAACCTCACCCTTGAGGTGTTGGGCCGGCGCGAAGACGGCTTTCACGAGCTAAGAAGCCTCGTCGCCTTCGTAGGCGCCGGCGATACGCTTGAGTTCGCCTCCGGACACTACGGGGCGCCGCGGCTCGTGTCCGACGAGACAGGTTCGCAAGACCAATCCGAAATATTCACACTCGATGTGGAGGGCCCCTACGCCGATGCGTTGGAGGGCGCGAACCTCATTCTGGAAGCGGCGCAAGCAGCGCGCGCCCGGTTCCCGGTGCTCAGCCCGGGCCGGTTCCGCCTCGTCAAGACGCTGCCTGTCGCAGCGGGACTAGGGGGCGGTTCAGCGGATGCCGCCGCTGCGCTCCGGTTGCTGATGCAGACGAGCGATGGTGTGGTCGGCGCAGACGATATCGCGTCGCTCGCGCCCGAACTTGGGTCCGATGTTGCCGTCTGCCTGCGGAGCACGCCCGCCTTCATGACAGGCCGAGGAGAGATTGTGGAACCCGTGACAGGCTTCCCGCAATGCGGTGTCTTGCTGGTCAATCCCGGTGTGGAACTTGCGACCGGCGCCGTGTACGGGGCGCTTGGCGCAGCGCCGCTGAAAGCACCGCCGCAAGAAGCACACGCGCCGGATTTCGGTGGGGACTTCGAGGCGTTGATCGCCTATGCGGCCGCGCGCGGCAACGACCTCGAGCCCGCGGCGTTGAAGCTCGCGCCGGAAATCGGCGGCGTGCTATCGAAGCTCCAGGAACTGAAGGGCGTTCGGCTCGTCCGGCTGTCGGGGTCTGGCGCGACCTGCTTCGCCGTGTTCGCGAGTCCACGCGAGGCGCTGTGGGCCGCGATCCTGCTCGCCGAGCACGAGCCGGAATGGTGGATCACCGCCGGAGTCCTTGGAGATCCCAAAGCGCGGCTGAGCCAATAG
- a CDS encoding tetratricopeptide repeat protein, whose translation MDQPAWGGGSRADEMKTPDSGRMGKWALRSVLLIAILAAPTAYSEVVATKPETTGAQTLLGNYLAGRIARHNNDIEAAAKFYTRALAADPTNEAILEQAFLLEARAGHWERATELAKELVKVEPSHRFAQFLLAINAFKAGDYKKAEEHFSEARQGPTVDPTSTLARAWTQEAQGEHSEAFDTLDALSTANWANFYLLYHRALIADVAGRHQLASKSYDAAFKRNPRTLRVVDAYARHAARGNRKDLAIAALKLHMAKTLPHPITEALLKDIENGGTPELVVSNPSEGLAEVFYGIGSVAVGEGNLETGTQYLKFALLLKPDFPLAEVALAEAYSEAEKYEDEIAAFENVPESSPLWLNVQIQKAFALASLERIDDAKAVLEKIIAENPDDIRPLDALGSILRSKERHEEAREYYTRAIDLVDKPTQRNWALYYARGVTNERLKDWPAAEADFKKALELNPDESLILNYLGYSWVDQGMNLDQAMDYIRKAVSLKPDDGYYVDSLGWAYYRLGKMPQAVEQLERAVELRPDDPIINDHLGDAYWRVGRTLEAKYQWYQSMSLEPEDDLKEMLTKKIASGLDAATATDSKSEMVEAKRNTSH comes from the coding sequence ATGGACCAACCAGCTTGGGGCGGCGGAAGCCGGGCCGACGAAATGAAGACTCCTGACAGCGGACGTATGGGCAAATGGGCATTGCGGTCAGTGCTTTTGATCGCGATTCTCGCGGCTCCGACTGCCTATTCCGAGGTGGTGGCGACAAAGCCGGAGACGACGGGCGCCCAGACCCTTCTCGGCAATTACCTGGCCGGCCGCATCGCACGCCATAACAACGACATCGAAGCTGCTGCCAAGTTCTACACCAGAGCCTTGGCGGCCGATCCGACGAACGAGGCCATCCTCGAACAGGCGTTCCTGCTGGAAGCCCGGGCCGGTCATTGGGAGCGTGCGACCGAACTCGCCAAGGAACTCGTCAAGGTCGAGCCGTCGCATCGCTTCGCCCAGTTCCTGCTGGCCATCAATGCCTTCAAGGCGGGCGATTACAAGAAGGCCGAGGAGCACTTCTCCGAAGCCCGGCAAGGCCCGACGGTCGATCCGACCTCGACGCTTGCGCGCGCTTGGACCCAGGAAGCACAAGGCGAACACTCAGAGGCTTTCGACACGCTGGATGCGCTGAGCACGGCGAATTGGGCGAATTTCTACCTGCTGTACCATCGCGCCCTCATTGCCGACGTCGCGGGCCGCCATCAGCTTGCCAGCAAGTCCTACGATGCGGCGTTCAAGCGGAATCCCAGAACCTTGCGGGTCGTCGACGCCTACGCGCGCCACGCCGCCCGCGGGAACAGGAAGGACCTCGCGATCGCGGCGCTCAAGCTGCACATGGCCAAGACGCTCCCGCATCCCATAACCGAGGCCCTGCTGAAAGACATCGAGAACGGCGGCACGCCGGAGCTCGTGGTCAGCAACCCGTCGGAAGGCTTGGCTGAGGTCTTCTACGGGATCGGCAGTGTCGCGGTCGGCGAGGGGAATCTCGAGACCGGCACGCAATACCTGAAATTCGCGTTGCTCCTGAAGCCGGACTTCCCGTTGGCCGAAGTCGCGCTCGCGGAGGCCTATTCGGAGGCGGAAAAGTACGAGGACGAGATCGCCGCCTTCGAGAACGTTCCGGAGTCCTCGCCGCTGTGGCTGAATGTGCAAATTCAGAAGGCGTTTGCGCTGGCGTCGCTCGAGCGCATCGATGATGCGAAGGCTGTCCTCGAGAAGATTATCGCCGAGAACCCGGACGATATCCGTCCGCTCGACGCGCTCGGAAGCATCCTCCGTTCCAAGGAGCGTCACGAGGAGGCGCGCGAGTACTACACGCGGGCAATCGACCTTGTCGACAAGCCGACGCAGCGAAACTGGGCGCTCTACTACGCGCGCGGCGTGACCAACGAACGGCTGAAGGATTGGCCGGCGGCGGAAGCCGATTTCAAGAAGGCCCTCGAACTGAACCCGGACGAGTCGCTCATCCTGAACTACCTCGGCTACTCCTGGGTCGATCAGGGGATGAACCTCGATCAGGCCATGGACTACATCCGCAAGGCGGTGAGCTTGAAGCCTGACGACGGCTACTACGTGGATAGTCTTGGCTGGGCTTACTACCGGCTCGGGAAAATGCCCCAGGCGGTCGAACAGCTGGAGCGGGCGGTGGAATTGCGGCCGGACGATCCGATCATCAACGACCATCTGGGCGATGCGTATTGGCGCGTGGGTCGGACACTCGAGGCGAAATATCAGTGGTATCAGTCCATGTCGCTTGAGCCCGAGGACGACCTGAAAGAAATGCTGACGAAGAAGATCGCATCGGGCTTGGACGCCGCGACCGCGACAGATTCGAAGTCCGAAATGGTCGAAGCCAAACGGAACACCTCGCATTAG